In the Mastacembelus armatus chromosome 17, fMasArm1.2, whole genome shotgun sequence genome, one interval contains:
- the wnt9a gene encoding protein Wnt-9a has protein sequence MLDGHLLLGWLSFTVIVYLLNLPGPTAAYFGLTGNEPLSILPLNSLPEENMGRAHYKLCDRLKLEKKQRRMCRRDPGVAETLREAITMSALECQYQFRFERWNCTLEGRHRANILKRGFKETAFLYAISSAGLTHAMAKACSAGRMERCTCDEAPDLENRKAWQWGGCGDNLKYANKFVKDFLGKRSNKDLRARVDMHNTNVGMKIIKAGVETTCKCHGVSGSCTVQTCWRQLLPFHEIGKQLKQRYETSVKVGSSTNEATGEGEISTGRSQQQPQPLPGLNDQIPRTMDLLHIEDSPSFCRPSKYSSGTAARKCYKDKNCDAICCGRGHNTQSREVTRPCQCQVRWCCYVECKQCTQREEVYTCKG, from the exons GTTGACAGGTAATGAACCGTTGTCTATCCTGCCACTGAACTCTCTACCTGAGGAGAACATGGGCAGGGCCCACTACAAGCTGTGCGACCGACTCAAACTGGAAAAGAAGCAGCGCAGGATGTGCAGACGAGACCCGGGCGTGGCAGAGACCTTGAGAGAGGCCATCACCATGAGCGCCCTAGAATGCCAGTATCAATTCCGCTTTGAGAGGTGGAACTGCACCTTAGAGGGGCGCCACCGAGCTAACATACTAAAGAGAG GATTTAAAGAAACAGCCTTCTTGTATGCCATCTCCTCAGCGGGCCTAACCCATGCGATGGCCAAAGCTTGCAGTGCGGGACGTATGGAGCGTTGCACGTGTGACGAGGCCCCAGACCTGGAGAATCGGAAGGCATGGCAGTGGGGAGGCTGTGGAGACAACCTGAAGTATGCCAACAAGTTTGTCAAGGACTTCCTGGGCAAACGCTCCAACAAGGACTTGCGTGCACGTGTCGACATGCACAACACAAACGTGGGAATGAAG ATAATCAAGGCGGGAGTGGAGACCACTTGCAAATGCCATGGTGTCTCTGGATCCTGCACTGTCCAGACCTGCTGGAGGCAGCTCCTGCCCTTCCACGAGATTGGCAAGCAGCTGAAGCAGCGCTACGAGACCTCTGTCAAGGTTGGCAGCTCAACCAATGAGGCgacaggagagggagagatCTCCACAGGTCGGAGTCAGCAGCAGCCCCAACCACTGCCCGGCCTGAATGATCAGATCCCTCGCACTATGGACCTGCTCCACATCGAGGACTCACCCAGTTTCTGTAGACCCAGCAAGTACTCGTCGGGCACTGCAGCTCGAAAGTGCTACAAGGATAAGAACTGTGACGCTATCTGCTGCGGACGAGGCCACAACACTCAAAGTAGGGAGGTGACCAGGCCCTGCCAGTGCCAAGTGCGCTGGTGCTGCTACGTCGAATGCAAGCAgtgcacacagagagaagaggtCTACACCTGCAAAGGGTAA